From Nonlabens sp. Ci31, the proteins below share one genomic window:
- a CDS encoding MarC family protein — MENNALINFFSAFNFKEAFTAGMILFAVIDIIGSIPIIVDLRRKVGHVQSEKASIVAGILMIVFMFVGESMLGLIGIDVNSFAVAGAFIIFFIALEMILGIQLYKDDAPETAAIIPIAFPLIAGAGTLTSVLSLRSEYSAINIIIAIIVNIGFVYIVLKNSGRLEKLFGKQGINVIRKIFGVILLAIAVKLFTSNIKELF; from the coding sequence TTTTAAAGAAGCTTTTACAGCAGGAATGATTCTTTTTGCGGTCATCGACATCATAGGTAGTATTCCTATTATTGTTGATTTAAGACGTAAAGTAGGTCATGTTCAAAGTGAAAAAGCTTCTATAGTTGCTGGTATTTTAATGATCGTTTTTATGTTTGTAGGAGAAAGTATGTTAGGTCTTATAGGGATCGACGTCAATTCTTTTGCTGTCGCTGGTGCGTTTATTATTTTCTTTATTGCTTTAGAAATGATTTTAGGAATTCAACTTTACAAAGATGATGCTCCAGAAACAGCTGCTATCATACCCATTGCTTTTCCATTAATTGCAGGAGCAGGAACGCTTACATCCGTACTTTCTTTAAGATCTGAATACTCAGCTATTAATATCATTATCGCAATTATTGTAAACATAGGTTTTGTTTACATCGTATTAAAAAACTCTGGACGCTTAGAGAAATTGTTTGGGAAACAAGGAATTAATGTGATTCGGAAAATATTTGGAGTCATCTTGCTCGCGATTGCGGTAAAATTGTTTACTTCCAACATTAAAGAATTATTTTAA
- a CDS encoding S41 family peptidase, protein MKKSYLYYPLFLGIFFAIGIWLGSVLNQNSIGNDYIASSSSVKKRKLNRLIDLIDQRYVDKINTDSIVDVTVNEIMQNLDPHSVYIPSDQTEDVENSMRGDFVGIGIRFFVNQDSISVLRAIENGPSDKAGIKGGDKILYADGKPLFGLNAVSTNALKGEKGSKVMLGVLRPGDQDIINIPVTRGNVAIKSVDASYMLSSTLGYIKINRFAETTEAEFKKAIKNLKRAGATQIALDLRDNPGGVLSAAVEIADEFLEEDKLILFQKDRNNERKDSYATDSGSYENSKVFILINENSASASEVVAGALQDNDRGTIIGRRSFGKGLVQQEIKLGDGSAVRLTIARYYTPTGRSIQRPYDNGNEDYFKEYIDRYNNGELENAANIEVNDSLKKVTPGGKVVYGGGGIIPDVFVASPDGYVLQTLDYFGRTGFADQFVNKYLQEDGRAMRAMSQDDFITDYKISEQLMEKFIQYAQLYNTSMKLPGYRNEIALIIKSAMAEQLFTTQLKVELLNKEDIMIKKLLELSRN, encoded by the coding sequence ATGAAAAAAAGTTATCTATACTACCCATTATTTTTAGGGATCTTCTTTGCTATAGGGATATGGTTAGGCAGCGTTCTTAATCAAAATAGTATAGGTAATGACTACATTGCCTCTTCTAGTAGTGTAAAAAAACGCAAGCTCAACAGATTAATTGACCTTATAGACCAACGCTACGTAGACAAAATCAATACCGATAGTATCGTAGATGTGACCGTAAATGAGATCATGCAAAACCTTGACCCGCATTCGGTTTATATTCCTAGTGACCAGACAGAAGATGTGGAGAACAGCATGCGAGGTGATTTTGTGGGTATAGGAATTCGTTTTTTTGTGAATCAAGATTCTATTTCTGTGTTGCGAGCCATTGAAAATGGACCTAGCGATAAGGCGGGTATTAAAGGTGGTGATAAAATCCTCTATGCTGATGGAAAGCCGCTTTTTGGATTAAATGCCGTTTCTACCAATGCACTCAAAGGAGAAAAAGGATCTAAAGTTATGTTGGGTGTTTTAAGACCTGGTGATCAAGACATCATCAATATTCCGGTAACAAGGGGTAATGTGGCTATAAAAAGCGTAGATGCCAGTTATATGTTGAGCAGCACACTAGGCTATATAAAAATCAATCGCTTTGCAGAAACCACAGAGGCAGAATTTAAAAAAGCGATTAAAAATTTAAAAAGAGCTGGTGCGACACAAATCGCACTGGACTTAAGAGATAATCCAGGGGGTGTTTTAAGTGCCGCGGTAGAAATAGCAGACGAGTTTCTAGAAGAGGACAAACTTATTCTCTTTCAAAAAGATAGAAATAACGAACGCAAGGACAGCTATGCTACCGATAGCGGTTCCTATGAAAATAGCAAGGTGTTTATATTGATCAATGAAAATAGTGCCAGTGCTAGTGAGGTAGTTGCTGGAGCCTTACAAGATAACGATAGGGGTACCATTATAGGTCGTAGGAGTTTTGGTAAAGGATTGGTACAACAAGAGATCAAGTTAGGAGACGGAAGTGCCGTACGACTTACTATTGCGAGGTATTATACGCCTACCGGTAGAAGTATCCAAAGGCCTTACGACAACGGTAATGAGGATTATTTTAAAGAATATATAGATCGTTATAACAATGGGGAGTTAGAAAATGCGGCCAATATTGAAGTGAACGATTCTCTAAAAAAAGTCACGCCTGGTGGTAAAGTTGTTTATGGAGGTGGAGGTATTATTCCAGACGTTTTTGTGGCCAGCCCAGACGGTTATGTATTGCAAACCTTAGACTACTTTGGTAGAACAGGTTTTGCAGACCAGTTTGTAAACAAATACCTTCAAGAAGACGGGCGTGCCATGAGAGCCATGTCTCAAGATGATTTTATAACCGATTATAAAATCTCAGAACAATTGATGGAAAAATTTATACAGTATGCTCAACTCTACAATACCAGTATGAAATTACCTGGTTATAGGAATGAAATTGCACTGATTATAAAGTCTGCTATGGCAGAACAGTTATTTACCACACAACTCAAAGTGGAGTTGTTAAATAAAGAGGACATTATGATTAAGAAATTGCTCGAATTGAGCAGGAATTGA
- a CDS encoding deoxycytidylate deaminase, giving the protein MKKEKQHRYDVAYLRMAMEWGKLSHCKRRRVGALIVRDRMIISDGYNGTPSGFENFCEDEEGYTKWYVLHAEANAILKVAASTQSCRDATLYITMSPCKDCSKLIHQSGINRVVYMKAYKDNSGLQFLEKAGVIIEQIEQVN; this is encoded by the coding sequence TTGAAAAAGGAAAAACAACACAGATACGATGTCGCTTATTTAAGAATGGCAATGGAGTGGGGCAAACTCTCCCATTGCAAGAGACGTCGAGTAGGAGCGCTTATCGTAAGAGATCGCATGATTATAAGCGATGGGTACAATGGAACACCTAGCGGCTTTGAAAACTTCTGTGAAGATGAAGAAGGCTATACAAAATGGTATGTTCTCCATGCAGAGGCCAATGCTATTTTAAAGGTAGCAGCCTCTACACAAAGCTGTCGAGATGCGACTTTATACATCACCATGTCGCCCTGTAAAGATTGTAGTAAATTGATACATCAAAGTGGTATAAATCGTGTAGTTTACATGAAAGCTTATAAAGATAATAGCGGTCTGCAATTTCTAGAGAAAGCAGGAGTTATTATCGAACAAATAGAACAAGTTAATTAA
- a CDS encoding HupE/UreJ family protein: MDDFILYMTEGFYHVMNFNVGAYDHVLFFILIAVPFLFNSWKKLIGLSLAFTVGHILSLLLVIYGKVTFNSSYIEFLIVVTIVVAALYNIFTAGNRHRDNHNWITMIIALFFGIVHGFGFANGFKMLAAGAESKLLMLLEFALGIELGQLLVILVVIIFNFIFTGLFRFNKKEWVQIISSIVLGMVTPLLIVRWIF, encoded by the coding sequence ATGGACGATTTTATCTTATACATGACAGAAGGTTTCTACCACGTTATGAACTTTAATGTTGGCGCATATGATCATGTGCTTTTTTTTATTCTTATAGCTGTTCCTTTTCTTTTTAACAGTTGGAAAAAACTAATAGGTTTAAGTCTCGCTTTTACGGTAGGGCATATTTTATCTCTATTGTTAGTGATCTACGGCAAGGTTACTTTTAATAGTTCGTATATAGAATTTTTGATCGTAGTGACCATAGTAGTAGCTGCCTTATACAATATTTTTACAGCTGGAAATCGCCATAGGGATAACCACAATTGGATCACCATGATCATCGCTTTGTTTTTTGGAATTGTTCATGGTTTTGGATTTGCAAATGGTTTTAAAATGCTCGCTGCAGGAGCAGAAAGTAAGTTGCTGATGCTTTTAGAATTTGCATTGGGAATTGAGTTGGGTCAATTACTAGTTATTCTGGTGGTGATCATATTTAACTTTATCTTTACGGGACTCTTTCGCTTTAATAAAAAGGAATGGGTACAAATCATATCTTCCATAGTTTTAGGAATGGTGACACCTTTATTGATTGTCAGGTGGATTTTTTAG
- a CDS encoding response regulator produces the protein MDSLLDKSYDLFTQGAYKESFELNIKTLKIALEEEDLLYTSKAYGYLGYDYLNQGDTIAAIENFKKAHQFALNLKDPTILANTYGDLASIYSLDSSKTEISTAYTLKAIETYKATNDTIGLQYIYHNYADALKEKEQWSELKPILDLLNGDMFKNHMNNIYRASIDNMMAEYYYHTGSCIKADSLLLNVISLGEKSGLKGELEIAYDYYSRSLAIQEKHNEAFQYRLKFEKVHEANLKEKNAVENNRIAATFQIDQYKKDLAKSEAESQLQEEKMQEKTFFNYGLIALSLIAILGLFFTFNLSKKRKQLNRALKEKNKLYLDEKTKTEKLARAKSDFFSTVSHELRTPLYGVIGLSTILLENNKEAAIQEDLKSLQFSADYLLALINDVLQINKIDSNQIDNEQVDFNLRDLIERIVNTFEYMRRQNKNVIHVHLANDTPFLLHGNATRLSQILMNLIGNANKFTENGIIDISLITKKIEDDQISLTFAIKDNGEGIAQNKKEYIFEEFKQGASHSYNYQGTGLGLPIVKRLLNISGSDIHLETEIGQGSIFSFDLDYQIVQKENPLDATNFQPVPLNTAVLKGKNILIVEDNQINQMVTKKILEKDGAFCTIAENGQEAVDAVKTSVYDLILMDVNMPVMNGLEATKLIKRDHHVPIIALTAVEIAEMRQNILDAGMDDIIIKPYDVSIFKRVIIKNIQNQKSKYSA, from the coding sequence ATGGACTCTTTGTTGGATAAGTCTTATGACCTATTTACTCAAGGAGCCTATAAAGAATCTTTTGAGCTCAACATAAAGACGTTAAAAATCGCTCTGGAAGAAGAAGATCTGCTATACACCAGCAAAGCTTACGGCTATTTGGGCTATGATTATTTAAATCAAGGAGATACTATAGCAGCTATTGAAAATTTTAAAAAAGCGCATCAATTTGCCTTAAATTTAAAAGATCCAACTATTCTAGCAAATACCTATGGAGACCTTGCTAGTATTTATTCTTTAGACTCTAGTAAAACGGAGATCAGTACAGCGTATACCCTTAAAGCTATTGAAACTTATAAGGCTACAAATGACACTATAGGCCTTCAATACATCTATCACAATTATGCTGATGCTCTTAAAGAAAAAGAGCAATGGAGTGAGCTCAAGCCTATTCTAGACCTTCTGAATGGGGACATGTTTAAAAATCATATGAATAATATCTATAGGGCTAGCATAGATAATATGATGGCAGAATATTATTACCATACCGGGAGCTGTATAAAGGCAGATAGTTTACTATTAAATGTTATCTCTTTAGGTGAAAAAAGCGGGCTCAAAGGAGAGTTAGAAATTGCCTACGATTACTATTCTCGCAGTCTTGCCATTCAAGAAAAACACAATGAAGCCTTTCAATACAGATTGAAATTCGAGAAGGTTCATGAGGCTAATTTAAAAGAAAAAAATGCTGTTGAAAATAATAGAATAGCCGCTACTTTTCAAATAGATCAATATAAAAAAGACCTCGCAAAATCGGAAGCAGAAAGTCAGTTGCAAGAAGAGAAAATGCAAGAGAAAACATTTTTTAACTATGGACTTATCGCGCTTTCTTTAATTGCTATTTTAGGGCTTTTCTTCACTTTCAATCTTTCTAAAAAACGCAAACAACTCAATAGAGCACTGAAAGAAAAAAACAAGCTGTATCTAGATGAAAAGACCAAAACAGAAAAGCTGGCTCGTGCAAAAAGTGATTTCTTTAGTACGGTAAGCCATGAATTACGCACGCCTTTGTATGGGGTTATCGGACTGAGTACCATTTTATTAGAAAACAACAAAGAGGCGGCCATCCAAGAAGACTTAAAATCACTCCAGTTTTCGGCCGATTATTTACTTGCTTTGATCAATGATGTCTTACAAATCAATAAAATTGATTCTAATCAAATAGACAACGAGCAGGTTGATTTTAATCTGCGGGACTTAATAGAGCGCATAGTCAACACATTTGAATACATGCGTAGACAAAACAAAAATGTCATCCATGTGCATTTGGCAAACGACACCCCTTTTCTACTCCACGGCAATGCTACCAGGCTATCTCAGATACTGATGAACTTAATAGGTAATGCCAATAAGTTTACAGAGAACGGCATCATAGATATTAGCTTAATAACTAAGAAAATTGAAGATGATCAAATCAGCCTTACATTTGCCATTAAGGATAATGGTGAAGGCATCGCTCAAAATAAAAAAGAATACATCTTTGAAGAGTTCAAACAAGGGGCCTCTCACAGCTACAACTATCAAGGTACAGGACTGGGCTTGCCTATCGTAAAACGATTGTTAAACATATCTGGATCTGATATTCATTTAGAAACAGAAATAGGTCAAGGTTCGATCTTTAGTTTTGACCTGGATTATCAAATTGTCCAAAAAGAAAATCCGCTCGATGCGACTAATTTTCAACCAGTACCCCTAAACACTGCTGTGCTAAAAGGAAAAAATATCCTTATCGTAGAAGATAACCAGATCAATCAAATGGTAACTAAAAAGATTCTCGAAAAGGATGGTGCCTTTTGCACTATTGCAGAGAATGGCCAGGAAGCGGTGGATGCGGTAAAAACAAGCGTATACGATCTTATTCTTATGGATGTGAACATGCCTGTTATGAATGGACTAGAAGCTACGAAGCTCATCAAAAGAGATCATCATGTACCCATAATAGCACTTACAGCGGTAGAAATTGCAGAAATGCGACAGAATATTCTAGATGCAGGTATGGATGATATCATCATAAAACCTTATGATGTTAGCATTTTTAAACGGGTGATCATCAAAAATATACAGAATCAGAAATCAAAGTACTCTGCTTGA
- a CDS encoding CBS domain-containing protein — MGIKNFMGRREVATGHVPQLFQVKDYMTRKLITFSPDQGITEVMETLLKQRITGGPVVDANNNLVGIISDTDLMHVIGESRYHNMPLGNRKVSDYMSPQPATIDQEADIFDAAARFLKSGHRRFPVTKDGKLIGQISRMDVIIAATGLKGDQWR; from the coding sequence ATGGGAATCAAGAACTTTATGGGAAGAAGAGAAGTCGCAACTGGTCATGTTCCACAATTATTTCAAGTAAAGGATTACATGACTCGCAAGTTGATCACGTTTTCTCCAGACCAAGGAATTACAGAAGTCATGGAAACCTTGCTCAAGCAAAGAATTACTGGTGGACCTGTAGTGGATGCAAATAATAACTTAGTCGGTATTATAAGCGATACAGATTTGATGCATGTCATAGGAGAAAGTCGTTACCACAACATGCCATTAGGCAATAGGAAGGTGAGCGACTACATGTCTCCACAGCCTGCCACAATAGATCAAGAAGCAGATATATTTGATGCTGCTGCTAGATTCCTTAAAAGCGGTCATAGAAGGTTTCCTGTTACTAAAGACGGGAAGTTAATAGGTCAGATCTCAAGAATGGACGTCATTATTGCGGCTACTGGACTTAAAGGAGATCAGTGGCGTTAA
- a CDS encoding BLUF domain-containing protein: MKSLYTICYISKAAPELKEQDIEELFSYTSKANNKNGVSGILLHSLDNFFQVLEGNEKHLLQLFERIKVDPRHGEMYEVYNKRTTHPVFENYRSTFDIVKNSEDLKTLIAYLNVDKSNSTNNKLKRLLQPFDMLGEF; this comes from the coding sequence ATGAAATCTTTATATACCATTTGTTACATTAGTAAAGCAGCACCGGAGCTTAAAGAGCAAGATATAGAGGAGTTGTTCAGCTACACCTCCAAGGCTAATAATAAGAACGGAGTAAGCGGTATTCTTTTGCATTCCTTAGATAATTTTTTTCAAGTTCTAGAAGGAAATGAAAAGCACCTGCTGCAATTGTTTGAAAGGATCAAAGTAGACCCGAGACATGGAGAGATGTACGAAGTATATAACAAACGTACTACTCATCCAGTCTTTGAGAATTATAGATCAACCTTTGATATTGTAAAAAATTCTGAAGACTTAAAAACGCTTATCGCTTACCTCAACGTAGACAAATCTAATAGCACCAATAATAAATTAAAAAGACTTCTCCAACCTTTTGATATGTTGGGTGAGTTTTAG
- a CDS encoding NAD(P)/FAD-dependent oxidoreductase, with the protein MNLSYWEIKSWLTDVDFTVVGSGIVGLNCALQLRERFPKAHILILEKGVLPQGASTKNAGFACFGSLSELIDDLQHHRPEEVLQLVRQRISGLQLLRTTLGDKAIDYQELGGYELFLESDEELYATCDHQRDEVNKLLHPIFNAPVFSLKENSFHFNKIKEHYSFNPFEGQIDTGKMMTALLQLVLKKNIKILNNIKVEDISQNGAQVHIKTDHFEFLSSKVFIATNGFASRLLNETVKPARAQVLITKPIKDLYIKGTFHLDKGYYYFRNIDHRILLGGGRNLDFKGEETTEFDQTALIQNKLEELLKTSILPHTPFEIDHRWSGIMGIGATKKPIVKQLSKDVFCGVRLGGMGIAIGSLIGKELADLLD; encoded by the coding sequence ATGAATTTGTCCTATTGGGAAATAAAGTCTTGGCTTACCGACGTAGATTTTACTGTCGTAGGCAGCGGTATCGTTGGTCTTAATTGTGCCTTGCAACTACGAGAACGCTTCCCAAAAGCCCATATATTAATCTTGGAAAAAGGTGTTTTACCTCAAGGCGCCAGTACTAAAAATGCAGGCTTTGCGTGTTTTGGAAGTTTAAGCGAACTTATAGATGATTTACAACATCACCGCCCAGAAGAGGTATTGCAACTGGTAAGACAACGCATATCTGGATTACAATTACTGCGCACCACTTTGGGCGATAAGGCCATAGATTATCAAGAATTAGGCGGCTATGAGCTCTTTTTAGAGTCTGATGAAGAACTCTATGCCACTTGCGATCATCAAAGAGATGAAGTCAACAAGTTGTTACATCCTATTTTTAACGCTCCTGTATTTTCATTAAAAGAGAACAGCTTTCACTTTAACAAGATCAAAGAGCATTACAGCTTTAATCCTTTTGAAGGTCAAATTGACACGGGTAAAATGATGACTGCCTTATTACAACTGGTATTAAAAAAGAACATCAAGATTTTAAACAATATCAAAGTAGAAGATATCTCACAAAATGGAGCTCAGGTGCACATCAAAACCGATCATTTTGAATTTTTAAGTTCAAAAGTCTTTATAGCGACTAATGGCTTTGCCTCGCGACTTTTAAATGAAACCGTTAAACCGGCTAGAGCACAAGTGCTTATTACTAAACCTATAAAAGACTTATACATCAAAGGAACTTTCCACCTGGATAAAGGCTACTATTATTTTAGAAATATAGACCACCGAATTTTATTAGGCGGCGGTAGGAATCTTGATTTTAAAGGAGAAGAAACTACTGAATTCGATCAAACGGCACTGATCCAAAACAAGCTAGAAGAACTTTTAAAAACCAGTATTTTACCGCACACTCCTTTTGAAATAGACCATCGCTGGTCGGGTATTATGGGAATAGGAGCTACTAAAAAGCCTATTGTAAAACAGCTTAGTAAGGATGTGTTTTGCGGCGTGCGATTAGGAGGTATGGGTATTGCTATAGGCAGTTTAATAGGTAAAGAGTTAGCCGATCTTTTGGATTGA
- a CDS encoding DDE-type integrase/transposase/recombinase: MVGMVHSSYYRRPSFGRKGNKPSEFTYHYKNGLVTQDSVMESVKTILSHPFIDCGYRLLTSYLTRDGYVINHKKLYRIMKEANLLKLENRIDRSGSGRKFVKFRKVKTTKPFDCLEMDIKMVWIPSAGKNAYLLSVIDVHTRRILIDLFAFSIKQAQVITLLSDLFMNYQYPNNVVIRSDNGSQFIAKNVREYLGIIGVAQEFTHIATPEENAHIEAYHGILKKEVFQRFEYRTFGEIEKILKEYVLFYDSERLHGLLGRITPMEKWNADKHLILMNKLTA, from the coding sequence ATGGTAGGAATGGTTCACAGCAGTTATTATCGCAGACCAAGCTTTGGGAGAAAAGGAAATAAGCCAAGTGAGTTTACGTATCATTATAAGAATGGATTAGTTACTCAGGATTCTGTTATGGAGTCTGTAAAGACCATACTAAGTCATCCTTTTATAGATTGTGGCTACAGATTACTGACCTCTTATTTGACTCGAGATGGTTATGTAATTAACCATAAAAAGCTGTACAGAATAATGAAAGAAGCGAACCTATTGAAGTTAGAAAACCGTATTGACAGGAGCGGTTCTGGGCGCAAGTTTGTTAAATTCAGAAAAGTAAAAACCACAAAACCCTTTGATTGTTTAGAAATGGACATAAAGATGGTTTGGATTCCTAGTGCTGGTAAAAATGCTTATTTACTATCTGTAATAGATGTTCATACGCGAAGAATATTAATAGACCTTTTTGCTTTTTCAATTAAACAAGCTCAAGTGATAACATTGTTGTCTGACTTATTTATGAACTATCAATACCCTAATAATGTAGTGATTAGAAGTGATAATGGAAGTCAATTTATTGCCAAGAACGTAAGAGAATATCTAGGAATTATAGGCGTGGCCCAAGAATTTACACATATAGCAACACCAGAAGAAAATGCTCACATAGAGGCTTATCACGGAATTTTAAAGAAAGAAGTTTTTCAGAGATTTGAATATAGAACCTTTGGAGAAATAGAAAAAATCCTTAAAGAATATGTTCTATTTTACGACAGCGAAAGGCTTCACGGACTATTAGGAAGAATAACACCAATGGAAAAATGGAACGCTGACAAACACTTAATTTTAATGAATAAATTAACCGCATAA
- a CDS encoding transposase, whose protein sequence is MKYKKWSLEEKLKILSTSEELGIVEACRKYEVSTGTFYSWKKK, encoded by the coding sequence ATGAAATACAAGAAATGGAGTTTAGAAGAAAAGTTAAAAATTCTATCCACATCTGAAGAATTAGGAATCGTTGAAGCCTGTCGTAAATACGAGGTTAGTACGGGAACTTTTTATAGTTGGAAGAAGAAATGA
- the xseB gene encoding exodeoxyribonuclease VII small subunit, whose product MENRTLSEMTYERAAEELDDILEKLKNDEVSIDKLESVVTRAAGLSKLCQEKLRNTEKKVQEIIEKLGL is encoded by the coding sequence ATGGAAAACCGTACGCTTTCAGAAATGACCTACGAACGGGCAGCAGAAGAATTGGATGACATCCTAGAAAAATTAAAGAATGATGAGGTTAGTATTGATAAATTAGAATCAGTCGTGACTCGAGCCGCTGGGCTATCTAAACTCTGCCAGGAGAAACTGAGAAATACAGAAAAAAAGGTACAGGAGATAATTGAGAAATTAGGACTATGA
- a CDS encoding lipocalin family protein yields the protein MNKTNIYFLILISLIIPSCSSDDDNNESNTDGSIIGLWEIESATFNGQTEVDTETVFFMNDNTVRFDYVGNDFGNATWTKSGTQLVMDFGDPEPFVVEILELTDNRLQWREEDNGGILIETFTKQ from the coding sequence ATGAACAAAACAAACATTTATTTTTTAATACTAATCAGTCTAATAATACCATCTTGCTCATCAGATGATGATAACAATGAAAGTAATACCGATGGATCTATAATAGGATTATGGGAAATTGAAAGTGCAACATTTAACGGACAAACAGAAGTTGATACAGAAACGGTTTTTTTTATGAATGACAATACGGTTAGATTTGATTATGTTGGGAATGATTTTGGAAATGCCACTTGGACCAAAAGCGGAACTCAACTCGTTATGGATTTTGGAGACCCAGAACCTTTTGTAGTTGAAATTCTAGAACTTACGGATAACAGATTGCAATGGCGTGAAGAGGATAACGGAGGTATTCTAATAGAAACGTTTACTAAACAATAG
- a CDS encoding IS110 family transposase: MNKYKETYGVDISKDVFDVHGSSSGHNQYKNDATGFKKFLKDLPKESLVVMEATGYYHYRLAQFLYKNEVVVSVVNPLSVKRFIQMKLAKVKTDKSDAKMICEYGIINEVPLYNALTDVQSECLQLFRTLDNYIKHRTATKNKMHGEEVLGIPSKFTYQSLRRTKKYYDTEIKKIEAKILSLVKEEQQEQLTLLTSVPGIGQKTALFLIIVTDGFSKFETASQLCSYVGITPTTRVSGSSVRGRARISKVGNRKLRNLLFLCSFNACKYNKACRELYERIVNKGKSKKLALIAVANKLIKQCFAIAKSGRPYDETYVSVLPR, encoded by the coding sequence ATGAATAAATATAAAGAAACTTATGGAGTTGACATCAGTAAAGATGTTTTTGATGTGCACGGCAGTAGTTCGGGGCACAATCAGTATAAAAACGATGCGACTGGCTTTAAGAAATTTCTTAAAGACTTACCTAAGGAATCCTTAGTAGTTATGGAAGCTACGGGCTATTATCATTATCGACTTGCTCAGTTTCTTTACAAAAATGAAGTGGTAGTCTCTGTTGTTAATCCTTTGTCTGTAAAGCGTTTTATACAAATGAAATTAGCAAAAGTTAAGACAGATAAAAGCGATGCAAAGATGATCTGTGAGTATGGAATAATTAACGAGGTTCCTTTGTATAATGCCTTAACAGATGTTCAGAGTGAATGTTTGCAATTATTTAGAACCCTAGATAATTATATAAAACACCGCACTGCTACAAAGAATAAAATGCACGGAGAAGAGGTTTTAGGGATACCGTCAAAGTTCACATATCAATCTTTGAGAAGAACTAAGAAGTATTATGATACCGAGATTAAAAAAATTGAAGCAAAGATTCTCTCCCTAGTAAAAGAGGAGCAGCAAGAACAGCTCACCTTGCTAACTTCTGTACCAGGAATAGGCCAGAAGACTGCTTTATTTTTAATCATCGTTACAGATGGTTTTTCTAAGTTTGAAACAGCCTCGCAGTTATGCAGCTATGTAGGCATTACACCAACGACAAGAGTCTCTGGCAGCAGTGTTAGAGGCAGGGCACGGATAAGTAAGGTTGGTAATAGAAAGCTTCGTAATCTATTGTTTTTATGTTCTTTTAATGCCTGTAAGTACAACAAAGCGTGTCGAGAACTTTATGAGCGAATAGTGAACAAAGGTAAAAGCAAAAAACTAGCGCTAATTGCTGTTGCAAATAAGCTAATTAAACAGTGTTTCGCTATCGCAAAATCTGGAAGACCTTATGACGAAACTTACGTTTCTGTCTTGCCTAGATAA